In Solanum pennellii chromosome 3, SPENNV200, a single window of DNA contains:
- the LOC107014524 gene encoding protein EXPORTIN 1A: protein MAAEKLRDLSQPIDVSLLDATVAAFYGTGSKEERAAADHILRDLQNNPDMWLQVVHILSSTQSLNTKFFALQVLEGVIKYRWNALPVEQRDGMKNYISEVIVKLSSDEASLRRERLYISKLNIILVQILKHEWPARWRSFIPDLVAAAKTSETICENCMAILKLLSEEVFDFSRGEMTQQKIKELKQSLNSEFQLIHELCLYVLSVSHRTELIRATLATLHAFLSWIPLGYIFESTLLEILLKFFPVPSYRNLTLQCLTEVAALNFGDFYNEQYVKMYTIFMGQLQSVLPPNTSIPEAYANGSNEEQAFIQNLALFFTSFFKSHIRVLESSQENIGALLVGLEYLINISYVDDTEVFKVCLDYWNSLVLELFEAAHHTLDNPAMTANLMGLQMPLLSGMNDGLGAQLMQRRQLYSGPMSKLRLLMISRMAKPEEVLIVEDENGNIVRETMKDNDVLVQYKIMRETLIYLSHLDHDDTEKQMLKKLSNQLNGEDWSWNNLNTLCWAIGSISGSMVEEQENRFLVMVIRDLLNLCEITKGKDNKAVIASNIMYVVGQYPRFLRAHWKFLKTVVNKLFEFMHETHPGVQDMACDTFLKIVQKCKRKFVVVQVGENEPFVSELLTTLPTTIADLEPHQIHTFYESVGQMIQAEPDPQKRDEYLQRLMELPNQRWNEIIGQARQSVDYLKDQDVIRAVLNILQTNTSAASSLGTYFLPQISLIFLDMLNVYRMYSELISTSIAQGGPYASRTSIVKLLRSVKRETLKLIETFLDKAEDQSHIGKQFVPPMMDPVLGDYARNVPDARESEVLSLFATIINKYKGAMIEDVPRIFEAAFQCTLEMITKNFEDYPEHRLKFFSLLRAIATHCFAALIRLSSEQLKLVMDSIIWAFRHTERNIAETGLNLLLAMLKNFQNSEFANQFYRTYYLTIEQEIFAVLTDTFHKPGFKLHVLVLQHLFCMVVMLSEPLWDASTVPCSYPNNVEFVREYTIKLLSTSFPNMTAAEVTQFVSGLFDSTNDLPTFKNHIRDFLVQSKEFSAQDNKDLYAEEAAAQRERERQRMRSIPGLIAPNEIQDEMVDS from the exons ATGGCGGCGGAGAAGCTGAGAGATTTGAGTCAGCCCATTGATGTTTCGTTGCTTGACGCTACTGTTGCTGCTTTCTATGGAACCGGATCTAAGGAAGAG AGAGCTGCAGCGGACCATATTTTGCGTGATTTGCAAAATAACCCAGATATGTGGCTTCAAGTGGTTCACATTCTATCGAGCACACAAAGCCTGAATACTAAGTTTTTTGCTTTGCAG GTTCTTGAGGGTGTTATAAAGTATAGATGGAATGCATTGCCTGTCGAGCAACGAGATGGAATGAAAAACTATATTTCTGAAGTTATTGTCAAG CTTTCCAGTGATGAAGCATCTCTCCGGAGGGAAAGGCTGTATATTAGCAAGCTAAACATAATTTTGGTTCAG ATTTTGAAGCACGAGTGGCCTGCAAGATGGCGAAGCTTCATTCCTGACTTAGTTGCGGCTGCAAAGACAAGCGAAACAATATGTGAAAACTGCATGGCAATATTGAAG CTTCTCAGCGAGGAGGTTTTCGATTTCTCAAGGGGTGAAATGACTCAACAAAAGATCAAGGAGCTCAAACAATCTTTAAACAG CGAGTTTCAACTCATCCATGAGCTATGCTTGTATGTGCTATCAGTATCCCACAGAACTGAGCTCATCAGGGCAACGCTTGCTACACTGCATGCTTTCCTTTCATGGATTCCGCTTGGCTATATTTTTGAATCAACTCTG TTGGAAATACTGCTTAAATTTTTCCCTGTGCCATCTTATCGCAATCTCACACTTCAGTGTCTAACAGAG GTTGCTGCCCTTAATTTTGGGGATTTTTATAATGAACAGTATGTCAAGATGTACACCATATTCATGGGGCAGTTGCAG AGTGTTCTTCCACCTAATACAAGCATTCCAGAGGCCTATGCTAATGGAAGTAACGAAGAACAG GCCTTCATTCAGAATCTGGCTCTGTTTTTTACATCATTTTTTAAG TCTCATATACGTGTGCTAGAATCATCACAAGAGAATATAGGTGCCCTCTTGGTGGGACTTGAGTATCTTATTAATATCTCGTATGTGGATGATACAGAAGTTTTTAAG GTTTGCTTGGACTACTGGAATTCCTTAGTTCTTGAGCTGTTTGAAGCAGCACATCATACTCTTGATAATCCTGCAATGACTGCAAACCTGATGGGCCTTCAG ATGCCACTGCTTTCTGGCATGAATGATGGTCTTGGAGCACAACTTATGCAGCGGAGACAGCTTTATTCTGGTCCAATGTCCAAGTTGAGGTTACTTATGATATCTCGCATGGCAAAACCTGAAGAAGTTCTCATTGTCGAAGATGAAAATGGGAACATTGTCCGTGAAACAATGAAGGATAATGACGTCCTTGTGCAATACAAG ATCATGAGGGAAACTCTGATCTACTTGTCACATCTTGACCATGACGATACTGAAAAGCAG ATGCTGAAGAAACTTAGTAACCAACTCAATGGTGAGGATTGGTCGTGGAACAATCTAAATACATTATGCTGGGCAATTGGTTCTATATCTGGGTCGATGGTGGAGGAGCAG GAGAACAGATTTCTTGTCATGGTGATACGCGATTTGCTGAACCTATGTGAAATCACGAAAGGAAAAGACAACAAGGCTGTAATTGCAAGCAATATAAT GTATGTTGTTGGGCAATATCCTAGATTTTTGAGAGCCCATTGGAAGTTCTTGAAGACTGTTGTGAACAAATTGTTCGAGTTCATGCATGAAACGCATCCTGGAGTGCAG GATATGGCCTGTGATAcgtttttgaaaattgttcaGAAATGCAAGCGCAAGTTCGTTGTAGTCCAG GTTGGAGAAAACGAGCCATTTGTTTCTGAACTTTTAACCACTCTTCCCACAACTATTGCAGATTTAGAACCTCATCAGATTCATACCTTCTACGAATCT GTTGGTCAAATGATTCAAGCAGAACCTGATCCCCAAAAAAGAGACGAGTATCTGCAGAGGTTGATGGAGCTTCCAAATCAG AGATGGAATGAAATTATTGGACAAGCACGACAAAGTGTGGACTACCTGAAAGATCAAGATGTTATTCGTGCTGTTCTAAATATATTGCAG ACAAATACTAGTGCTGCTAGCTCACTTGGAACTTATTTCTTACCTCAAATTTCTCTGATCTTCTTGGACATGCTCAATGTCTATAG AATGTACAGTGAGCTTATATCTACAAGCATCGCACAAGGGGGCCCCTATGCCTCAAGGACATCCATTGTGAAACTCTTGCG GTCGGTAAAAAGGGAAACATTAAAGCTTATTGAAACATTTTTGGACAAGGCTGAAGATCAATCACACATTGGGAAACAATTTGTGCCGCCAATGATGGACCCAGTTTTAGGTGACTATGCAAGGAATGTGCCTGATGCTAGGGAATCTGAAGTTCTCTCCCTTTTTGCTACAATTATAAACAA GTACAAGGGGGCAATGATTGAGGATGTCCCTCGAATATTTGAAGCTGCTTTCCAGTGTACTCTGGAG ATGATCACAAAAAACTTTGAAGATTATCCGGAGCATCGACTCAAGTTCTTTTCATTACTTCGTGCAATTGCTACACATTGTTTTGCTGCTTTGATAAGGCTGTCGAGTGAG CAATTAAAACTTGTCATGGATTCTATAATATGGGCTTTTCGGCACACTGAGAGGAACATTGCTGAAACCGGGCTTAATCTTTTGCTGGCAATGCTGAAAAATTTTCAG AATTCTGAGTTTGCTAACCAGTTTTATAGGACTTACTATTTGACGATCGAGCAAGAAATTTTTGCTGTTCTGACAGATACTTTTCATAAGCCTGGGTTTAAATTGCATGTATTGGTGCTACAGCACTTATTTTGCATG GTAGTTATGTTGTCTGAGCCTCTATGGGATGCTTCGACGGTGCCTTGTTCATATCCAAATAATGTTGAGTTTGTTCGCGAATACACCATTAAGCTTCTTAGTACATCCTTCCCCAACATGACCGCTGCTGAA GTGACTCAATTTGTCAGTGGGCTATTTGATTCAACAAATGACCTTCCAACATTCAAGAATCACATAAGGGACTTCCTTGTGCAATCAAAAGAGTTCTCTGCTCAG GACAATAAGGACCTTTATGCCGAGGAAGCAGCTGCTCAGAGAGAGAGGGAACGTCAGCGGATGCGTTCTATTCCTGGTCTAATTGCACCCAATGAGATCCAAGATGAAATGGTGGATTCATGA
- the LOC107012581 gene encoding ADP-ribosylation factor 1-like 2, giving the protein MGQAFRKLFDTFFGNSEMRVVMLGLDAAGKTTILYKLHIGEVLSTVPTIGFNVEKVQYKNVIFTVWDVGGQEKLRPLWRHYFNNTDGLIYVVDSLDRERIGKAKLEFQAIIRDPFMLNAIILVFANKQDMKGAMTPMEVCEGLGLYELKNRKWHIQGTCALRGDGLYEGLDWLASTLKEHKAAGFSSIGPSF; this is encoded by the exons ATGGGACAAGCCTTTCGCAAGCTGTTCGATACTTTCTTCGGCAATTCTGAGATGAGG GTTGTAATGCTTGGCCTTGATGCGGCTGGAAAAACAACTATATTATACAAACTGCACATAGGAGAAGTTCTATCAACAGTTCCTACCATCG GATTCAACGTGGAAAAAGTACAGtacaaaaatgtaatttttactGTGTGGGATGTTGGTGGACAAGAGAAATTAAGGCCACTGTGGAGGCATTACTTCAATAACACAGATGGATTG ATTTATGTCGTCGACTCTTTGGATCGAGAGAGGATTGGAAAGGCAAAACTAGAATTTCAG GCCATCATCAGAGATCCATTTATGCTTAATGCAATCATCCTGGTTTTTGCTAACAAACAAGACATG AAAGGAGCAATGACACCAATGGAAGTGTGTGAAGGCCTTGGTCTCTATGAGCTTAAAAACCGAAAATGGCATATACAAGGTACATGTGCTCTTAGAGGGGATGGCCTATACGAGGGATTGGACTGGTTAGCCAGCACTTTGAAAGAACACAAGGCCGCGGGATTCTCTTCAATAGGCCCGTCCTTCTGA